One segment of Pleuronectes platessa chromosome 21, fPlePla1.1, whole genome shotgun sequence DNA contains the following:
- the cep131 gene encoding centrosomal protein of 131 kDa, with the protein MHKTRSPSSIPTGVSRDALDLSLSGSQLSVSRRPSSASPGKCFSRSVSVSVAGDSRGKRNTLSDVSFGSSRSIKNLRRSNSTTQVNQQASTSLSQEPSEDYLALFDSSLEGRKKRSSLSRASPDGTTWNILDDQPRALPVHLSPRSTGSVDSPISLKKRAPGIALAANFTANNRSNKGAVGNSVTTILHNNYSEKPLTPKSSNQKPSFNNILKATANDEVSLENGSLTKSQKNFSSTSLSSNNRSPVSVLHGSPVLLRRKEVTEEEAERFIQQVNQAAVTIQRWYRAKRRHSNQAALRRILAGKRKERAEERAEEDSRLEQPQRRDEDRKRIREEKARLARLAAIQELQQKRAQRVTEVQQAAKQEPENQRPTSGVGRKKPPKISLTNTSPAASPSNHSPVSPPGVKAKNTGSNLNIVADAGELSFRAISPAPSNPRGSQCSQEQEDRAEEDICPEQQNQENDRKLVRKEKARLARLAAVQVIPADELPQRRTQRVAEGESLKPVGVIGRRNQTNRSPASPSNLSPMSPPDIKTKNTDTNLNVETDITELSFRAVSPSFSNRRGSQCSQEALQRSVSVEEQRQGAPSSRAQSKTTLNELLDTLKLLEDEPERPAQPKSYHKEKYAWIDEDGDSISLTTDNLERHRQLSHHPALPDGGALLSEAKLQSIMSFLDEMEKSEQERPRSVTSGSHREAVLSEEELVAVEQASAPPAEVTSPMMRIKLELEEKKRTVHMLQAALAQQRELTLRLVNETEKELNRNLHLQKEQHEATIQRHLTFIDQLINDKKSLSERCEGVVGELKLVDQKYTKQIAQMQEQHEMVWQILGPLCQEIKKLKDLMSTTEKIRREKWIDEKTRKIKEITVKGLEPEIQKLISKHKQELKKLRTLHESELLRADDQVAQRVLRQCEELRLQLEKEKEEQCQRERELAKQRYEKQLQEEELSLQQQRRRLSKEVSDEKERLAQLSARQRVELEDLKRQLEENSSLAARVLREELDKTRQEQERRHQVEMKALQNQLGMDRQTWEGNYKKKEEAWLLSRERELKDALRRERDKEIELAICTLEDETSKDKEACERAADNRVKRLGEKYEAELRELQRSERTAVEKQQELRRQQADTEGELIRLQALLRQKEQEMEDITQTRDKLSDERRCLADVIRQEFADRLVQTEEENRRMKVEVSEVRARQRVEVERVTREKEEELAEVHQRVKSAILRKEETVSNLRKQHEAALKRADHLEALWEQQRKQLLEK; encoded by the exons ATGCATAAAACACGCAGCCCCTCCTCCATCCCGACAGGTGTCTCCAGAGATGCTTTGGACCTCAGCTTGTCGGGCTCCCAGCTCTCAGTGTCCAGGAGGCCCAGCAGCGCGTCGCCTGGGAAGTGCTTCTCCCGCTCCGTGTCGGTCTCCGTGGCTGGTGACAGCCGAGGGAAACGCAACACCCTG AGTGATGTCAGCTTCGGAAGCTCCCGCTCCATCAAGAACCTGCGGCGCTCCAACAGCACCACGCAGGTCAACCAGCAGGCCAGCACCAGTCTCAG TCAGGAGCCGAGCGAGGACTACTTGGCTCTGTTCGACAGCAGCTTGGAGGGACGCAAGAAACGCTCCAGCCTCAGCCGGGCCTCACCAGACGGAACCACATGGAACATCCTG GACGACCAGCCCAGAGCTCTTCCTGTGCACTTGAGTCCTCGCAGCACCGGCAGCGTGGACTCTCCCATCAGCCTGAAGAAGAGAGCGCCGGGCATTGCTCTGGCCGCCAACTTCACCGCCAACAACAG GAGCAACAAGGGAGCTGTGGGGAACTCTGTCACCACCATCTTACACAACAACTATTCTGAGAAGCCGCTCACGCCAAAGAGCTCCAACCAGAAGCCGTCCTTTAA TAACATCCTGAAAGCCACAGCAAACGATGAAGTGTCCCTGGAGAACGGCTCCCTCACCAAGTCCCAGAAGAATTTCTCCTCAACATCTTTAAGTTCCAACAACAGATCTCCGGTGTCGGTGCTCCACGGCAGCCCCGTCCTGCTCCGGAGGAAGGAGGTcactgaggaggaggctgaACG GTTTATTCAGCAGGTGAACCAGGCAGCAGTCACCATCCAGCGCTGGTACCGAGCCAAGAGACGACACTCGAACCAGGCAGCGCTCAGACGCATCCTCGCTGGTAAAAGAAAG GAGAGGGCGGAGGAGAGGGCGGAGGAGGACAGTCGCCTGGAGCAGCCGCAGAGACGGGACGAGGACAGGAAACGGATCCGTGAAGAGAAAGCTCGTCTGGCTCGTCTCGCTGCCATCCAG GAACTGCAGCAGAAACGGGCCCAGCGGGTTACAGAGGTGCAGCAAGCGGCCAAGCAGGAGCCTGAGAACCAGAGGCCGACCAGTGGAGTTGGGAGGAAGAAACCACCCAAGATTTCTCTTACCAATACAAGTCCAGCGGCCTCGCCGAGCAACCACAGCCCtgtgtcgccccctggtgtcaaAGCCAAAAATACAG GCTCCAATTTGAACATTGTGGCTGACGCAGGTGAACTGAGCTTCAGAGCCATTTCTCCTGCTCCGTCCAATCCCAGGGGCTCTCAGTGTTCCCAG GAgcaggaggacagagcagaggaggataTTTGTCCGGAGCAGCAGAACCAGGAGAACGACAGGAAACTGGTCCGTAAAGAGAAAGCTCGTCTGGCCCGGCTCGCTGCCGTGCAGGTCATCCCGGCTGAT GAGCTGCCACAGAGAAGAACCCAGCGAGTGGCAGAGGGGGAAAGCCTGAAGCCGGTCGGTGTGATCGGACGCAGGAATCAGACCAACAGAAGTCCGGCCTCGCCGAGCAACCTCAGCCCGATGTCCCCACCAGACATCAAAACCAAGAACACAG ACACCAATTTGAATGTGGAAACCGACATAACAGAACTCAGCTTCAGAGCCGTTTCCCCGTCCTTCTCCAATCGCAGAGGTTCTCAGTGTTCCCAG GAGGCTCTGCAGAGGTCTGTGAGTGTGGAGGAGCAGCGTCAGGGAGCTCCGTCCAGCAGAGCTCAGTCTAAGACGACGCTCAACGAGCTGCTGGACACTCTGAAGCTGCTGGAGGACGAGCCTGAGAGGCCGGCCCAGCCCAAGAGCTACCACAAGGAGAAGTACGCCTGGATAGATGAG GACGGAGACTCCATCTCTCTGACCACTGACAACCTGGAGCGCCACAGGCAGCTGAGCCACCACCCCGCTCTGCCAGACGGGGGCGCCCTGCTCTCTGAGGCCAAGCTGCAGAGCATCATGAGCTTCCTGGACGAGATGGAGAAGTCTGAGCAGGAGAGACCTCGCTCGGTCACCTCAGGATCCCACAGAGAG GCTGTGTtgtctgaggaggagctggtcGCCGTCGAGCAGGCGTCGGCCCCCCCCGCCGAAGTCACCAGCCCCATGATGAGAAtcaagctggagctggaggagaagaaacgCACCGTGCACATGCTGCAGGCCGCGCTG GCCCAGCAGAGGGAGCTGACGCTGAGACTGGTGAATGAGACGGAGAAGGAGCTGAACAGGAACCTCCATCTCCAGAAGGAACAACACGAGGCCACCATCCAGAGACACCTCACCTTCATTGATCAG CTGATCAACGATAAGAAGTCCCTGAGTGAGCGCTGTGAGGGAGTGGTGGGCGAGCTGAAGCTGGTGGATCAGAAGTACACCAAGCAGATCGCACAGATGCAGGAGCAGCATGAAATG GTTTGGCAAATTCTGGGTCCCTTGTGCCAG GAGATCAAGAAGTTAAAGGACCTGATGAGCACCACGGAGAAAATACGGCGGGAGAAATGGATCGACGAGAAAACCAGGAAGATTAAAGAGATCACTGTGAAAG GTCTGGAGCCGGAGATCCAGAAGCTGATCtctaaacacaaacaggagctGAAGAAGCTGCGGACGCTCCACGAGTCGGAGCTGCTCCGGGCGGACGACCAGGTGGCCCAGCGCGTCCTCCGCCAGTGTGAGGAGCTCCGcctgcagctggagaaggagaaggaggagcagtgccagagagagagggagctcgCCAAGCAGAG GTATgagaagcagcttcaggaggaggagctgtccctccagcagcagaggaggcgtCTCTCCAAGGAGGTGTCCGACGAGAAGGAGAGGTTGGCCCAGCTGTCTGCTcg GCAGCGAGTGGAGCTGGAGGATCTGAAGCggcagctggaggagaacaGTTCTCTGGCTGCACGAGTGCTCAGAGAAGAGCTGGACAAAACCcggcaggagcaggagaggaggcacCAG gtggAGATGAAGGCATTACAAAACCAACTGGGCATGGACCGGCAAACCTGGGAAGGAAACTACAAGAAAAAAGAG gagGCGTGGCTTCTGAGCCGCGAGCGCGAGCTCAAAGACGCGCTGCGACGAGAACGCGACAAAGAGATCGAACTGGCCATCTGCACGCTGGAGGACGAAACCAGCAAGGACAAGGAGGCGTGTGAGAGGGCAGCTGACAACAG GGTGAAGCGTTTGGGTGAGAAATACGAGGCCGAGCTCCGGGAGCTGCAGCGCTCGGAGAGGACGGCTGTGGAGAAACAACAGGAGCTGAGGAGGCAGCAGGCGGACACGGAGGGAGAGCTGATCCGACTGCAGGCCCTGCTCAGACAGAAAGAACAGGAGATGGAGGACATCACACAG ACCAGGGACAAGCTGTCGGACGAGCGCCGCTGCCTGGCAGATGTGATCAGGCAGGAGTTCGCTGACCGGCTGGtgcagacggaggaggagaaccgCCGGATGAAAGTGGaggtgtcagaggtcagggccAGGCagcgggtggaggtggagagggtgaccagggagaaggaggaggagctggctgAAGTCCATCAACG AGTGAAGTCGGCCATCTTGAGGAAGGAGGAGACGGTCAGTAACCTTCGGAAGCAGCACGAG GCTGCTCTGAAGAGGGCGGATCACCTGGAGGCCCTGTGGGAAcagcagaggaagcagctgctggagaagTGA